The following proteins are co-located in the Tardibacter chloracetimidivorans genome:
- a CDS encoding ABC transporter substrate-binding protein, with translation MPRLVRLTVLAIAMACSVTAAAQPRRIVSMNMCADQLLIELADHSQIAALTELSRDPVLSFHADRAQSYPVAGGSAEEVLMLRPDLVVSPPFQRKEALSLLNGRSVKIVTVGFADSLEAIYADIRRLAGAIGHPARGEAMIRRMEADLERLSQDRPGKGRIAAYYQRRGYLTGTGTLIDEIMERAGLVNLAERLGRPALSRLSLEEMARSRPDFLLMESATRRVNDRGSEMLHHPALDHVVPPERRLYLPQAIAVCGGASYPLAVAMLADQIRRSDAGK, from the coding sequence ATGCCCAGACTGGTTCGCCTGACGGTTCTCGCCATTGCAATGGCCTGCTCTGTCACGGCCGCCGCACAGCCGCGGCGCATCGTGTCGATGAACATGTGCGCGGATCAACTGCTGATCGAGCTTGCCGATCACAGCCAGATTGCGGCGCTCACGGAATTGTCGCGCGATCCGGTCCTGTCATTCCACGCCGATCGGGCACAATCCTACCCCGTCGCCGGCGGCAGCGCGGAAGAAGTGCTGATGCTGCGTCCCGACCTTGTCGTCTCACCTCCCTTTCAGCGCAAAGAAGCGCTTTCATTGCTGAACGGACGGAGCGTGAAGATCGTCACTGTCGGCTTTGCCGACAGCCTTGAGGCGATCTACGCCGACATCAGAAGGCTTGCCGGAGCCATAGGCCATCCGGCGCGCGGAGAAGCGATGATCCGGCGGATGGAGGCCGACCTCGAAAGGCTTTCACAGGACAGGCCCGGCAAAGGCCGTATCGCCGCCTATTACCAGCGACGGGGCTATCTGACCGGCACCGGCACGCTGATCGACGAGATCATGGAACGGGCGGGCCTTGTGAACCTGGCGGAACGACTCGGCCGGCCCGCGCTATCCCGGCTATCGCTGGAGGAAATGGCGCGGAGCCGCCCCGATTTCCTGCTCATGGAATCCGCGACCCGCCGCGTGAACGACCGGGGCAGCGAGATGCTGCATCATCCGGCGCTTGACCATGTGGTGCCGCCCGAACGCAGGCTCTACCTTCCACAGGCGATCGCAGTCTGCGGCGGCGCCAGCTATCCGCTGGCAGTGGCGATGCTCGCCGATCAGATCCGCAGGTCCGACGCAGGGAAATAG
- a CDS encoding dihydrolipoamide acetyltransferase family protein yields MARFEFKLPDIGEGIAEAEVVAWHVKPGDVVEEDAPLADMMTDKATVELSAPVGGKVIEINGKVGETVAIGSVLAVFETDGEAAETEAEEEATPPQATAPEKAPREEVQAESTARKGRVLASPAVRKRALDLGVDLALVRPAEGGRVRHGDLDSYLRYSSRSGGAAERSAPDRVEEVKVVGLRRRIADNMAESKRHIPHFSYVEESDVTALEALRGEMNANRGDRPKLTLLPFLIKAIAGAIPGFPMVNARYDDEAGVVRRHSAVHLGLATQTDAGLMVPVIRDAASRSVWNIAAEIARLSDGARAGKLSRDDLSGSTITLTSLGALGGIVSTPVINRPEVAIVGVNRIVERPAVIDGRVEIRKLMNLSSSFDHRVVDGYDAARFIQAVKRLIETPALVFVDQD; encoded by the coding sequence GTGGCCCGGTTCGAATTCAAGCTGCCCGACATCGGAGAAGGAATCGCCGAGGCGGAAGTCGTCGCCTGGCACGTGAAGCCGGGCGATGTGGTGGAAGAGGACGCGCCGCTTGCGGACATGATGACGGACAAGGCCACGGTCGAACTGTCCGCCCCGGTCGGCGGCAAGGTGATCGAGATCAACGGCAAGGTGGGGGAGACTGTTGCGATAGGCTCCGTGCTGGCGGTGTTCGAAACGGACGGAGAAGCGGCGGAGACCGAAGCCGAAGAAGAAGCGACTCCGCCCCAAGCAACCGCGCCGGAAAAGGCGCCGCGCGAAGAGGTCCAGGCTGAAAGCACAGCCCGAAAGGGCAGGGTGCTTGCATCCCCCGCTGTGCGGAAGCGGGCGCTGGACCTTGGCGTCGATCTTGCGCTGGTCCGTCCGGCCGAAGGCGGGCGCGTCCGCCACGGCGATCTGGACAGCTATCTGCGCTATTCCTCCCGCTCGGGAGGCGCGGCTGAAAGATCAGCGCCTGACCGGGTGGAGGAAGTCAAGGTTGTCGGCCTTCGCCGCCGCATTGCTGATAATATGGCGGAATCAAAGCGCCATATCCCGCATTTTTCATATGTCGAGGAAAGCGACGTCACCGCGCTTGAAGCGCTGCGTGGGGAGATGAACGCCAATCGCGGGGACAGGCCGAAGCTCACGCTGCTGCCGTTTCTGATCAAGGCGATCGCCGGCGCCATTCCCGGCTTTCCGATGGTGAATGCGCGCTATGACGACGAGGCTGGCGTCGTCCGTCGCCATTCGGCGGTGCATCTGGGGCTCGCCACGCAAACCGACGCCGGGCTGATGGTGCCGGTCATCCGGGATGCCGCCTCCCGCTCCGTCTGGAACATTGCCGCCGAGATCGCCCGTCTGTCGGATGGGGCGCGGGCAGGCAAGCTTTCGCGGGACGATCTTTCCGGCTCCACCATCACGCTCACCTCGCTGGGCGCGCTCGGGGGAATCGTCTCCACGCCCGTCATCAACCGGCCCGAAGTGGCGATCGTCGGCGTCAACCGCATCGTGGAGCGCCCAGCCGTGATCGATGGCCGGGTCGAGATAAGGAAGTTGATGAACCTGTCTTCATCCTTCGATCACCGCGTCGTCGACGGCTATGACGCGGCGCGCTTCATCCAGGCGGTCAAGCGGCTGATCGAAACTCCTGCGCTTGTTTTTGTCGATCAGGACTGA
- a CDS encoding Crp/Fnr family transcriptional regulator has product MTGKISQSDKLTQTPCFQCPLRECEGLRPLSDEQLEFTWSLKSGELHLERGGDILVQGSISPHLYTLLRGIAFRFKELEDGRRQIVNYLFPGDLVGLQGAMAEPLGHGVEALTPVTLCVLPRGKLYEIFRVHPELGFDMTWLGAKEEEALDGHLLALGRRKADERIVHFALYLFHRGQQTGLSRKNTLEIPVTQSQLADSLGISLVHTNKTLQSLRKRRILDWQPNQITFLDMEKAEALAGPDFSRELPRPYI; this is encoded by the coding sequence GTGACCGGAAAAATCAGCCAGAGCGACAAGCTGACGCAGACACCCTGCTTTCAGTGTCCGCTGCGCGAGTGCGAGGGGCTGCGGCCCCTGTCGGACGAGCAGCTTGAATTCACCTGGTCGCTCAAGAGCGGCGAACTGCACCTGGAGCGAGGCGGCGATATTCTGGTGCAGGGGTCCATCAGCCCGCATCTCTACACCCTGCTCCGGGGCATAGCGTTTCGCTTCAAGGAGCTGGAAGACGGCAGGCGGCAGATCGTCAACTATCTGTTTCCGGGCGACCTGGTCGGGTTGCAGGGCGCGATGGCGGAACCGCTCGGCCACGGTGTGGAAGCGCTCACTCCTGTGACGCTATGCGTGCTGCCGCGCGGCAAGCTCTATGAGATTTTTCGCGTCCATCCGGAACTGGGTTTCGACATGACCTGGCTGGGGGCCAAGGAGGAAGAAGCGCTGGACGGGCATCTTCTTGCTCTGGGAAGACGCAAGGCGGACGAGCGCATCGTCCACTTTGCGCTCTATCTGTTCCATCGCGGACAGCAGACGGGCCTTTCACGGAAGAACACGCTTGAAATCCCCGTGACGCAATCGCAGCTCGCCGACTCGCTCGGCATTTCGCTGGTTCACACCAACAAGACGCTGCAGTCGCTCAGGAAGCGGCGCATCCTCGACTGGCAGCCGAACCAGATCACCTTTCTCGATATGGAGAAGGCCGAAGCGCTCGCCGGTCCCGATTTTTCCCGTGAACTGCCGCGCCCCTATATCTGA
- a CDS encoding ABC transporter ATP-binding protein, whose protein sequence is MVTLAAQQLHVSIGGRPILHGVDCTLAPGVLTGVIGPNGAGKTTLLKALMCLLGADRGRVLIDGRPAAQMTAGERARLLSYLPQGQDVHWPLSVERLVALGRLPHLAPFSRLDEADREAVHRAMAAADVLHLTGRVATELSGGERARVLLARALSVEAPVLIIDEPLAALDPGHQLQTMALLRRLAGEGRLVMVVMHDLGMASRFCDRLLLLSEGRLAADGGSAEVLTEETLRAVYGVEALIGHHQGQRYVMPWSEA, encoded by the coding sequence GTGGTGACTCTGGCGGCCCAGCAACTGCACGTCTCGATCGGCGGGCGTCCGATCCTGCATGGCGTGGATTGCACGCTTGCGCCGGGCGTGCTGACGGGAGTCATCGGTCCGAACGGTGCGGGCAAGACCACCTTGCTGAAAGCGCTCATGTGCCTGCTGGGCGCGGATCGCGGCCGGGTTCTTATCGATGGTCGTCCCGCCGCGCAGATGACGGCGGGGGAACGCGCCCGGCTGCTTTCCTATCTGCCGCAGGGTCAGGATGTGCATTGGCCGCTCAGCGTCGAAAGGCTGGTCGCGCTGGGACGATTGCCGCATCTCGCGCCCTTTTCACGGCTGGACGAGGCGGACCGGGAGGCGGTGCACCGGGCCATGGCCGCCGCCGATGTGCTGCATCTGACCGGACGGGTCGCGACCGAGCTTTCGGGCGGGGAAAGGGCGAGGGTGCTTCTTGCCCGCGCCTTGAGCGTCGAAGCGCCGGTGCTCATCATCGACGAACCGCTCGCCGCGCTCGACCCCGGACATCAGTTGCAGACCATGGCGCTGCTCCGCAGGCTGGCGGGCGAGGGCAGGCTGGTGATGGTGGTCATGCATGACCTGGGGATGGCCTCCCGCTTTTGCGACCGGCTGTTGCTGTTGTCTGAGGGTCGTCTCGCCGCGGATGGCGGCTCGGCCGAGGTGCTGACGGAGGAGACGCTGCGCGCCGTCTATGGGGTGGAGGCCTTGATCGGCCACCATCAGGGGCAGCGCTATGTGATGCCTTGGAGCGAAGCCTGA
- a CDS encoding alpha-ketoacid dehydrogenase subunit beta encodes MNMIEAINSAMDVAMERDPMVTVLGEDVGYFGGVFRATAGLQKKYGKTRVFDTPITECGIAGVAVGMAAYGLRPVPEIQFADYIYPALDQLVSEAARLRYRSAGEFTAPITVRSPFGGGIFGGQTHSQSPEGIFTHVSGLKTVIPSTPYDAKGLLIAAIEDNDPVIFFEPKRIYNGPFDGHYDRPISPWSKHEGSEVPEGYYTVPLGKAAVRREGGDVTILAYGTMVHVVLGVVNDLGIDAEVIDLRTLLPLDIETIDASVMKTGRCVVVHEATRTSGFGAELAALVQERCFYHLEAPVARVTGFDTPYPHSLEWAYFPGPVRIGKALKRILED; translated from the coding sequence ATGAACATGATCGAGGCGATCAACTCGGCGATGGATGTCGCGATGGAGCGCGACCCGATGGTGACCGTGCTTGGCGAGGATGTCGGCTATTTCGGCGGCGTCTTCCGCGCCACGGCGGGCCTCCAGAAGAAATATGGCAAGACGCGGGTGTTCGACACGCCGATCACCGAATGCGGCATAGCGGGCGTTGCGGTCGGCATGGCCGCCTATGGCTTGCGGCCCGTGCCCGAGATCCAGTTCGCCGATTACATCTATCCGGCGCTGGACCAGCTTGTGTCGGAGGCGGCGCGGCTGCGCTATCGCTCGGCAGGCGAGTTCACTGCCCCCATCACCGTCCGCTCGCCCTTTGGCGGCGGCATCTTCGGCGGGCAGACCCACAGCCAGTCGCCGGAGGGCATCTTCACCCATGTGTCGGGATTGAAGACGGTGATCCCGTCCACGCCCTATGACGCCAAGGGGCTGCTGATCGCCGCGATCGAAGACAATGATCCGGTGATCTTCTTCGAGCCCAAACGCATCTACAACGGCCCGTTCGACGGACATTACGACCGGCCGATTTCCCCCTGGTCGAAGCATGAGGGGAGCGAGGTTCCGGAAGGCTATTACACCGTTCCGCTGGGCAAGGCCGCCGTCCGCCGCGAGGGCGGGGACGTCACCATCCTCGCCTATGGCACCATGGTGCATGTCGTGCTTGGCGTGGTGAACGACCTCGGCATCGACGCGGAGGTGATCGATCTCAGGACTTTGCTGCCCCTCGACATCGAGACGATCGACGCCTCGGTGATGAAGACCGGCCGCTGCGTCGTCGTTCACGAGGCGACGCGCACCAGCGGCTTCGGCGCGGAGCTGGCCGCGCTGGTGCAGGAGCGCTGCTTCTATCACCTGGAAGCGCCTGTCGCCCGCGTGACCGGCTTTGACACGCCTTATCCGCACTCGCTGGAATGGGCCTATTTCCCCGGCCCGGTCCGCATCGGCAAGGCGCTCAAACGGATATTGGAGGACTGA
- a CDS encoding 3'(2'),5'-bisphosphate nucleotidase CysQ — protein MTDAELAAHIAHVAGDLLLSLQRSGLFQGKALGRAGDRTANAFIMEALRANRPDDAVLSEEEKDNAARLDAERVWIVDPLDGTREYGEARTDWAVHVALAINGKPAVGAVALPGLDLVLRSDRPQPLPAANSPLRMLVSRTRPAAEAVAVAERLGAELLPMGSAGAKAMAVVRGEADIYLHSGGQYEWDNCAPAAVALAAGLHVSRINGEPLVYNQQDVYLPDLLICKTEHAGLVLETLQTL, from the coding sequence ATGACCGACGCCGAACTCGCCGCCCATATCGCCCATGTGGCGGGCGATCTGCTCCTCTCCCTCCAGCGTTCCGGCCTGTTTCAGGGCAAGGCGCTGGGCAGGGCCGGCGACCGCACCGCCAACGCCTTCATCATGGAGGCGCTGAGGGCGAACCGTCCGGACGACGCCGTACTTTCCGAAGAGGAAAAGGACAATGCCGCGCGGCTTGACGCCGAGCGGGTGTGGATCGTTGATCCGCTCGACGGCACGCGCGAATATGGCGAGGCCCGCACCGACTGGGCCGTCCATGTCGCGCTCGCGATCAATGGAAAGCCCGCCGTCGGCGCGGTGGCGCTGCCGGGTCTCGATCTCGTCCTTCGTTCCGACCGGCCGCAACCGCTGCCCGCCGCCAATTCTCCGCTCAGGATGCTCGTCAGCCGCACGCGCCCGGCGGCGGAGGCCGTCGCGGTTGCCGAGCGCCTTGGCGCGGAGCTGCTTCCGATGGGATCGGCGGGCGCCAAGGCGATGGCGGTCGTTCGCGGCGAGGCGGACATCTACCTGCACTCCGGCGGGCAATATGAATGGGACAATTGCGCCCCGGCGGCGGTTGCTCTCGCCGCGGGCCTCCACGTCAGCCGCATCAACGGCGAGCCGCTCGTCTACAATCAACAGGACGTCTATCTGCCCGACCTGCTGATCTGCAAAACGGAACATGCCGGGCTCGTGCTTGAGACCCTGCAGACATTATAG
- a CDS encoding FecCD family ABC transporter permease, producing the protein MTEAGTRRWLLFALALCALGLSAVSLTIGPAPLSTAQVVDVLLGGGDPIERAIVVDLRLPRALLALLVGGVLGLGGAAMQGYLRNPLAEPSVLGASNMAALGAVIAFYFGLALIHPLLLPLMAVAGAIIALAPLMLLARRAESPLGLILAGIAISTLAGAGISLALNLAPNPFAAMEIMTWLLGSLENRSFDHLWIALPCIAAGAVLLLWDGRALDALTLGEDGARSLGMRLDMVRLRLLLGVGIGVGGAVAVSGAIGFVGLVVPHIVRPFTDRSPGAVLLPSALAGAALLCAADILVRLVPTANELRLGVVTAFVGVPVFLYHLMRERRLW; encoded by the coding sequence ATGACGGAGGCGGGGACGCGCCGCTGGCTGCTGTTTGCGCTCGCCCTTTGCGCGCTTGGTCTTTCCGCTGTCTCGCTGACCATCGGTCCCGCCCCGCTTTCCACCGCGCAGGTGGTCGACGTGCTTCTGGGCGGCGGCGATCCCATAGAGCGGGCGATCGTGGTCGATCTGCGCCTGCCGAGGGCGCTGCTCGCGCTGCTCGTCGGCGGTGTGCTTGGCCTCGGCGGTGCGGCCATGCAGGGCTATCTGCGCAATCCGCTGGCGGAGCCGTCGGTGCTTGGCGCGTCGAACATGGCTGCGCTCGGCGCGGTGATCGCCTTTTACTTCGGCCTTGCCCTCATCCATCCGCTGCTGCTGCCGCTGATGGCGGTCGCGGGCGCGATCATCGCGCTGGCCCCGCTGATGCTGCTGGCGCGGCGTGCGGAGAGTCCGCTTGGGCTGATCCTCGCCGGAATTGCCATCAGCACGCTGGCGGGGGCGGGCATCTCGCTGGCGCTCAACCTTGCGCCCAATCCCTTTGCCGCCATGGAGATCATGACCTGGCTGCTCGGCTCGCTGGAAAACCGTTCGTTCGATCATCTCTGGATCGCGCTTCCGTGTATTGCGGCGGGCGCGGTCCTTCTGCTGTGGGACGGGCGGGCGCTCGACGCGCTCACTCTGGGGGAGGACGGCGCGCGCTCGCTCGGCATGCGGCTGGACATGGTGCGGCTCAGGCTATTGCTGGGCGTTGGCATCGGCGTCGGCGGGGCGGTGGCGGTGTCGGGCGCGATCGGCTTCGTCGGGCTGGTCGTGCCGCATATCGTCAGGCCCTTCACCGACCGAAGCCCCGGGGCGGTGTTGCTGCCGTCGGCACTGGCGGGCGCGGCGTTGCTGTGTGCCGCCGATATTCTGGTGCGCCTCGTGCCAACCGCAAACGAGTTGCGGCTGGGCGTGGTGACCGCCTTTGTCGGAGTGCCGGTGTTTCTCTATCATCTGATGCGCGAGCGACGGCTGTGGTGA
- the cysD gene encoding sulfate adenylyltransferase subunit CysD, translated as MDSLTLTHLERLEAESIHIMREVVAEAEKPVMLYSVGKDSAVMLHLARKAFYPSPPPFPLLHVDTTWKFRAMYELRDRMAQESGMDLLVYHNPEAMARGINPFDHGPLHTDMWKTEGLKQALDKYGFDAAFGGARRDEEKSRAKERIFSFRSANHRWDPKNQRPELWKLYNARKNKGESVRVFPISNWTELDIWQYIHLNNIPIVPLYFAAPRPTVERDGLLLMVDDDRFPLKPGEVPVERSIRFRTLGCYPLTGAVESTADTLPQVIQETLLTTTSERQGRAIDKDAGGAGMEKKKQEGYF; from the coding sequence GTGGATTCATTGACCCTTACCCATCTTGAGCGACTGGAGGCCGAGAGCATCCACATCATGCGCGAGGTGGTGGCGGAGGCTGAAAAGCCCGTGATGCTCTATTCCGTGGGCAAGGATTCGGCGGTGATGCTGCATCTGGCGCGCAAGGCCTTTTACCCGTCGCCGCCGCCCTTTCCGCTGCTGCATGTGGATACGACGTGGAAGTTCCGGGCGATGTACGAGCTTCGCGACCGCATGGCGCAGGAAAGCGGGATGGACCTGCTCGTCTATCACAATCCCGAGGCGATGGCGCGCGGGATCAACCCCTTCGATCATGGCCCGCTGCACACCGACATGTGGAAGACGGAAGGGCTGAAGCAGGCGCTCGACAAATATGGTTTCGACGCGGCGTTCGGCGGCGCTCGGCGCGACGAAGAGAAGAGCCGCGCCAAGGAGCGCATCTTCTCCTTTCGCTCGGCCAACCATCGCTGGGACCCGAAGAACCAGCGGCCTGAGCTGTGGAAGCTCTACAACGCCAGGAAGAACAAGGGCGAGAGCGTTCGCGTCTTCCCGATCTCCAACTGGACCGAGCTGGACATCTGGCAATATATCCACCTCAACAACATTCCGATCGTTCCGCTCTATTTTGCTGCCCCGCGCCCGACGGTGGAGCGCGACGGGCTGCTCTTGATGGTGGACGACGACCGCTTCCCGCTGAAGCCCGGTGAGGTGCCGGTAGAACGCTCGATCCGGTTCCGCACGCTTGGCTGCTATCCGCTGACGGGCGCTGTCGAGAGCACGGCGGACACGTTGCCGCAGGTGATACAGGAGACGCTTCTGACAACCACGTCGGAACGGCAGGGGCGCGCGATCGACAAGGACGCGGGCGGCGCCGGCATGGAGAAGAAGAAGCAGGAGGGCTATTTCTGA
- a CDS encoding 3-methyl-2-oxobutanoate dehydrogenase (2-methylpropanoyl-transferring) subunit alpha — translation MSDTDRRTNLPPLRLHVPEPPFRPGDPVDYSHMEIPAAGALDRPAVDAPAATMREMPYGLIRVLDGEGRATGPWNPRLEPERLVAMLRNMALTRAFDERMYRAQRQGKTSFYMKSTGEEAVAVAAAEALDRDDMCFPSYRQQGLLIVRGWPLVDMMNQIYSNKADRLKGRQLPVLYSAKEAGFFSISGNLATQMPQAVGWALASAAQGDTRIAATWCGEGSTAEGDFHAAMTFATVYRAPVIVNVVNNQWAISSFAGFAGGDETTFAARALGYGMAGLRVDGNDPLAVYAATDWAAERARTNHGPTLIEHFTYRAEGHSTSDDPAQYRSAEERSAWPLGDPIIRLKQHLIGLGVWDEERHAEMDRELAEQVKAAAKEAEKNGVLGIGLHQPFDTMFEDVFEEMPWHLKEQRAQMRAERESAGI, via the coding sequence ATGAGCGACACGGACAGACGCACGAACCTGCCCCCGCTCAGGCTTCACGTCCCGGAGCCGCCTTTCCGTCCCGGGGATCCCGTCGACTATAGTCACATGGAGATTCCGGCCGCCGGCGCGCTCGATCGTCCCGCCGTGGACGCGCCCGCTGCCACCATGCGGGAAATGCCATATGGCTTGATCCGCGTTCTGGACGGGGAGGGTAGGGCCACCGGCCCGTGGAACCCCCGCCTGGAGCCGGAGCGCCTTGTCGCAATGCTCCGCAACATGGCGCTTACCCGTGCTTTTGACGAACGCATGTACCGCGCCCAGCGTCAGGGCAAGACCAGCTTCTATATGAAGTCGACAGGCGAGGAGGCGGTGGCGGTTGCCGCAGCCGAGGCGCTGGACCGCGACGACATGTGCTTTCCTTCCTACCGCCAGCAGGGTTTGCTGATCGTGCGGGGCTGGCCACTCGTCGACATGATGAACCAGATCTATTCGAACAAGGCGGACAGGCTGAAAGGACGCCAGCTTCCGGTCCTGTATTCGGCGAAGGAGGCTGGCTTTTTCTCCATTTCGGGCAATCTGGCGACACAGATGCCGCAGGCTGTGGGCTGGGCGCTTGCGTCGGCGGCCCAAGGCGACACGCGGATCGCGGCCACGTGGTGCGGGGAGGGATCTACCGCCGAAGGGGATTTCCACGCCGCGATGACCTTTGCGACCGTCTATCGCGCGCCGGTGATCGTGAACGTGGTCAACAATCAATGGGCGATCTCATCCTTTGCGGGCTTTGCGGGCGGCGACGAAACGACTTTCGCGGCGCGGGCGCTGGGCTATGGCATGGCGGGGCTCAGGGTGGACGGCAATGATCCGCTCGCCGTCTATGCGGCGACGGATTGGGCGGCGGAGCGGGCGCGAACCAACCACGGACCGACGCTGATCGAGCATTTCACCTATCGCGCCGAAGGTCATTCGACGAGCGACGATCCCGCCCAGTATCGTTCGGCCGAAGAGCGGTCGGCATGGCCGCTGGGCGACCCGATCATCCGCCTGAAGCAGCATTTGATCGGCCTTGGCGTATGGGATGAGGAACGGCACGCCGAAATGGATCGGGAACTGGCGGAGCAGGTGAAGGCGGCCGCCAAGGAGGCCGAGAAGAACGGTGTCCTGGGCATCGGCCTCCATCAGCCGTTCGATACCATGTTCGAGGATGTGTTCGAGGAAATGCCCTGGCACCTGAAGGAGCAGCGCGCACAGATGAGGGCGGAACGGGAGTCGGCCGGCATATGA
- the cysN gene encoding sulfate adenylyltransferase subunit CysN — protein sequence MSDGDVIYKTDALIAEDIDQYLEIHQHKSLLRFITCGSVDDGKSTLIGRLLYDSKMIFEDQLAALEADSKRVGTQGQEIDFALLVDGLAAEREQGITIDVAYRFFATEKRKFIVADTPGHEQYTRNMVTGASTADLAVILIDARKGVLTQTRRHSYLAHLIGIRNIVLAVNKMDLVDYSEARFNEIVEDYSAFAKSIGIDSFVAMPISGFKGDNITSLSPNTPWYTGPALIEHLETVPLDNDRLAAAPFRMAVQWVNRPNLDFRGFSGFVNSGTVRPGDVVRVLPSGKTSKVSRIVTLDGDLDQAVAGQSVTICLADEIDCSRGDVITIADSPLEVADQFETTIVWMADEPMLPGRPYWLKTATTTVSATVTDEKYQVNVNTMEHIAGKTLDLNAIGVCNIALDRPVAFAPYAENHDLGGFILIDRMTNTTVGAGIIHYALRRSQNIHWQAVDITREAHAKQKNQKPKLLWFTGLSGAGKSTIANLVEKKLHALGRHSFLLDGDNVRHGLNKDLGFTDADRVENIRRVGEVAKLMTDAGLIVLTAFISPFRAERDMVRRMLPDGEFIEVHIDTPLSEAEKRDVKGLYKKAREGQLKNFTGIDSPYEPPESPEIRIDTTKMSAEEAAELIVGELLK from the coding sequence ATGTCGGACGGTGACGTCATCTACAAGACCGACGCGCTCATCGCCGAGGACATCGATCAGTATCTCGAAATCCATCAGCACAAGTCGCTGCTGCGCTTCATCACCTGCGGATCGGTGGACGACGGCAAGTCGACGCTGATCGGCCGGCTGCTCTATGATTCCAAGATGATCTTCGAGGATCAGCTTGCCGCGCTTGAGGCCGACAGCAAGCGCGTTGGCACGCAAGGACAGGAGATCGACTTCGCGCTGCTGGTGGACGGGCTTGCCGCCGAGCGGGAGCAGGGCATCACCATCGACGTCGCCTACCGCTTTTTCGCGACCGAAAAGCGCAAGTTCATCGTCGCCGACACGCCGGGGCACGAGCAATATACGCGCAACATGGTGACGGGCGCGTCCACCGCCGACCTCGCCGTCATCCTGATCGACGCGCGCAAGGGGGTGCTGACCCAGACGCGGCGGCACAGTTATCTCGCGCACCTGATCGGCATCCGGAACATCGTGCTTGCCGTCAACAAGATGGACCTCGTCGATTACAGCGAGGCGCGCTTCAACGAGATCGTCGAAGACTATTCGGCGTTCGCAAAAAGCATCGGCATCGACAGCTTCGTTGCAATGCCGATCTCGGGCTTCAAGGGCGACAACATCACCAGCCTTTCGCCGAACACGCCCTGGTACACGGGTCCGGCGCTGATCGAGCATCTGGAGACGGTGCCGCTCGACAACGACCGGCTGGCCGCCGCTCCATTCCGAATGGCGGTGCAATGGGTCAACCGGCCCAATCTCGATTTTCGTGGCTTTTCAGGGTTCGTGAACAGCGGGACGGTTCGCCCGGGCGATGTCGTGCGGGTGCTCCCGTCGGGCAAGACCTCCAAGGTGTCGCGCATCGTGACCCTGGACGGCGATCTGGACCAGGCGGTGGCGGGCCAGTCGGTGACGATCTGCCTGGCCGATGAGATCGACTGTTCGCGCGGCGACGTCATCACCATCGCCGACAGCCCGCTGGAAGTCGCCGATCAGTTCGAGACCACGATCGTGTGGATGGCCGATGAGCCGATGCTTCCCGGACGGCCCTATTGGCTGAAGACCGCTACAACGACGGTATCGGCAACGGTGACCGACGAGAAATATCAGGTCAACGTCAACACCATGGAGCATATCGCCGGCAAGACGCTGGATCTGAACGCGATCGGCGTGTGCAACATCGCGCTCGACCGGCCGGTGGCCTTTGCCCCCTATGCCGAAAACCACGACCTTGGCGGCTTCATCCTCATCGACCGGATGACCAATACGACGGTGGGCGCGGGGATCATCCATTATGCGCTTCGCCGCAGCCAGAATATCCATTGGCAGGCGGTCGACATCACCCGCGAGGCGCATGCAAAACAGAAGAACCAGAAGCCGAAGCTCTTGTGGTTCACCGGCCTTTCCGGCGCGGGCAAATCGACCATCGCCAATCTGGTCGAGAAGAAGCTGCACGCCCTTGGCAGGCACAGCTTCCTGCTGGACGGCGACAATGTCCGCCACGGGCTGAACAAGGATCTTGGCTTCACTGATGCCGACCGCGTGGAGAACATCCGCCGGGTTGGCGAGGTCGCCAAGCTGATGACGGACGCCGGGCTCATCGTGCTCACCGCCTTCATCAGCCCGTTCCGCGCTGAGCGCGACATGGTGCGGCGTATGCTGCCTGACGGCGAGTTCATCGAGGTGCACATCGACACGCCGCTGTCCGAGGCCGAGAAGCGCGACGTCAAGGGTCTTTACAAGAAGGCGAGGGAAGGCCAGCTCAAGAACTTCACCGGCATCGACAGCCCTTATGAGCCGCCCGAATCCCCCGAAATTCGCATCGACACGACGAAGATGAGCGCCGAAGAAGCAGCCGAACTCATCGTCGGGGAATTGCTGAAGTGA